One Caldalkalibacillus uzonensis DNA window includes the following coding sequences:
- the narH gene encoding nitrate reductase subunit beta, translating into MKIKAQVGMVMNLDKCIGCHTCSVTCKNTWTNRPGAEYMYFNNVETKPGIGYPKRWEDQEKYKGGWELKNGELQLKSGSKTNRLLNLFYNPHQPEIDDYYEPWEYDYDTLINSPQKRFQPVARPKSSLTKEYMNIEWGPNWEDDLAGAHVTGLQDPNIEKIEDAIKAEFEDVFMMYLPRICEHCLNPPCVSSCPSGAMYKREEDGIVLVDQNACRAWRHCVSSCPYKKVYFNWQTYKAEKCTLCFPRIENGQPTICSETCVGRIRYLGVMLYDADKVKEAASCEHEQDLYQAQLNIFLDPHDPEVIRQAKEEGIPGAWIDAAQRSPIYKMIVDWKIALPLHPEYRTLPMVWYIPPLSPIMNTIEGQGSGLDETDIFPAIDKMRIPIQYLANLLTAGDTEHIRTTLKKMAVMRLYMRAVQTNKKPDLQMLAALDLTEQKVKEMYCLLAIAKYEDRFVIPQSHREAVSDLYAEQGSCGLEFAGGPGACGPKTLT; encoded by the coding sequence TTGAAGATTAAAGCACAAGTCGGCATGGTGATGAACCTGGACAAATGTATCGGTTGTCACACTTGCAGTGTGACGTGTAAAAACACCTGGACAAACCGTCCAGGTGCCGAATACATGTATTTTAACAATGTAGAAACCAAACCTGGTATTGGTTATCCGAAAAGATGGGAGGATCAGGAGAAATATAAAGGGGGGTGGGAGCTTAAAAACGGTGAACTGCAGTTAAAATCAGGTTCGAAAACGAATCGCTTGCTCAATTTGTTCTATAATCCTCATCAACCAGAAATAGACGATTACTATGAACCTTGGGAGTATGACTATGACACCTTGATCAACAGTCCACAAAAGAGATTCCAACCGGTGGCGCGTCCCAAATCTTCTCTTACGAAAGAATATATGAATATTGAATGGGGGCCCAACTGGGAAGATGATCTGGCTGGTGCACATGTGACGGGACTTCAGGATCCGAATATAGAAAAAATAGAAGATGCGATTAAAGCAGAGTTCGAAGATGTGTTTATGATGTATTTGCCGCGGATTTGTGAGCATTGTCTCAATCCGCCGTGTGTCTCTTCCTGTCCTTCTGGTGCCATGTATAAGCGAGAGGAAGACGGTATCGTTTTGGTTGACCAAAACGCCTGCCGTGCTTGGCGGCATTGTGTATCATCTTGTCCGTATAAGAAAGTCTATTTTAACTGGCAAACCTATAAAGCTGAGAAATGTACACTGTGTTTCCCCAGAATTGAGAATGGTCAGCCTACTATTTGTTCTGAAACGTGTGTTGGGCGGATTCGTTACCTTGGTGTAATGCTCTATGATGCTGATAAAGTGAAAGAGGCAGCATCTTGTGAACATGAACAGGATTTGTACCAAGCCCAGCTAAATATTTTCTTGGACCCGCATGATCCGGAAGTGATCCGCCAAGCCAAAGAGGAAGGAATTCCAGGCGCATGGATTGATGCGGCCCAGCGTTCACCCATCTACAAAATGATTGTAGATTGGAAAATTGCTTTGCCCCTTCATCCTGAATACCGTACATTGCCGATGGTGTGGTACATTCCGCCATTGAGTCCCATTATGAATACGATTGAAGGTCAAGGCAGCGGCCTTGATGAAACAGATATTTTCCCTGCCATTGACAAGATGAGAATTCCAATCCAATACCTGGCCAATCTATTAACAGCAGGAGATACAGAACATATTCGCACCACTCTGAAAAAAATGGCTGTGATGCGTCTGTACATGCGGGCTGTGCAAACCAATAAAAAACCTGATCTTCAGATGCTTGCGGCACTTGATTTGACGGAGCAAAAAGTGAAGGAGATGTATTGTTTATTAGCCATTGCCAAGTATGAAGATCGTTTTGTGATTCCTCAATCTCACCGGGAAGCAGTGTCCGATCTGTATGCGGAACAAGGCAGTTGTGGATTGGAATTTGCTGGAGGGCCGGGAGCTTGTGGGCCAAAAACTTTAACATAG
- the narJ gene encoding nitrate reductase molybdenum cofactor assembly chaperone, whose product MDFSEAQQLFKFASRLLMYPSEEWRQELATFVEMIESVQHRQIQDHLRQFIEWVTAQAEEELLDHYVSTFDFGKKTNLYITYIRHGETRDRGAELLALKQLYARAGFAMTDKELPDYLPLMLEFASCGPEKEVKKMLKDYSAEIGVLREQLVQVQSLYTLILDAVMIAMEEIGIERPVESGVVR is encoded by the coding sequence ATGGATTTTTCAGAAGCCCAGCAATTATTTAAATTCGCCTCCCGTTTGTTGATGTATCCATCTGAGGAATGGAGACAGGAATTGGCTACGTTTGTTGAGATGATAGAATCTGTTCAGCACCGCCAGATTCAAGACCATTTGCGCCAGTTCATTGAATGGGTCACTGCACAAGCAGAAGAAGAGCTGCTCGATCATTATGTGTCCACATTTGACTTTGGTAAAAAGACCAACTTGTATATCACTTACATCAGACATGGAGAAACACGGGACCGGGGAGCTGAACTGTTAGCCCTAAAACAATTATATGCCCGTGCGGGTTTCGCCATGACAGACAAGGAATTACCGGATTATTTACCTTTGATGTTAGAGTTTGCCTCTTGCGGTCCAGAGAAAGAAGTGAAGAAGATGTTAAAAGATTACAGTGCGGAGATAGGAGTTTTAAGAGAACAATTGGTACAAGTTCAAAGCTTATACACTCTTATATTAGATGCAGTGATGATTGCTATGGAGGAGATTGGTATTGAACGGCCAGTGGAAAGTGGGGTGGTCAGATGA
- the narI gene encoding respiratory nitrate reductase subunit gamma, translated as MIEQFLWVIFPYIALTIFIGGHIYRYNHDQFGWTAKSSELLEKKQLKWGSNLFHFGIIFVFFGHVLGILIPASIYEALGVTKDMYHILAIAGGIPAGIIATVGLLILINRRLTDKHVKLTSSKGDFVALFFLSVVMLTGLASTFLNINPQGFDYRTTIGPWFRSLFVFQPDPTLMSTVPIWFKIHILAAFAFFAVWPFTRMVHVFSFPLKYLSRSFVVYRKRRPYKQDQPVKKTL; from the coding sequence ATGATCGAACAATTTTTATGGGTCATATTCCCATACATTGCCTTAACCATTTTTATTGGCGGACATATCTACCGCTATAACCATGATCAATTTGGCTGGACGGCTAAATCGAGTGAGTTACTGGAAAAGAAGCAATTAAAATGGGGAAGCAATCTGTTTCATTTTGGGATCATCTTTGTTTTTTTCGGGCATGTACTGGGTATATTAATTCCGGCCAGTATTTACGAAGCGCTTGGAGTGACCAAAGATATGTATCACATCTTGGCTATTGCAGGGGGAATACCTGCTGGGATTATCGCTACTGTTGGTTTGTTAATATTAATCAATCGCAGATTAACAGATAAGCACGTAAAATTGACCAGCAGTAAGGGGGATTTTGTCGCCTTATTCTTTTTGTCTGTGGTGATGCTTACCGGTCTAGCTTCCACGTTTTTAAACATTAACCCTCAAGGATTTGATTATCGGACAACAATAGGACCTTGGTTTAGAAGCTTGTTTGTTTTTCAACCTGATCCGACATTAATGAGTACGGTACCAATCTGGTTCAAGATTCATATCTTAGCAGCCTTTGCCTTTTTCGCCGTGTGGCCGTTTACCCGCATGGTTCATGTATTCAGTTTCCCGTTAAAATATTTGAGCCGCAGTTTTGTCGTCTATCGTAAGCGCCGTCCATATAAACAGGATCAGCCTGTGAAAAAGACACTTTAG
- a CDS encoding hemerythrin domain-containing protein, whose product MSGPALEQLHAHRSIHDGTLAEAKNLTQLLEQLYAEKRIKHSQEVADALLEHWETRALAHAQAEEEGFYPERVKQKPELAETVSMLKRDHDLMRILVDEIKTMMSQEGASEEVLVRFKALLLINRIHSRDEERRLL is encoded by the coding sequence ATGTCCGGTCCTGCTTTAGAGCAACTGCATGCCCACCGCTCCATTCATGACGGGACACTGGCCGAGGCTAAAAACCTGACTCAATTGCTTGAACAGTTATATGCAGAAAAGCGTATCAAACATTCTCAAGAAGTGGCAGATGCGCTGCTTGAACATTGGGAGACAAGGGCACTTGCCCATGCTCAGGCAGAAGAAGAAGGATTTTATCCGGAGAGAGTGAAACAGAAACCGGAGCTGGCTGAGACGGTCTCCATGTTGAAGCGCGATCACGACCTGATGCGCATTTTAGTTGATGAAATCAAGACAATGATGTCGCAAGAGGGAGCCAGCGAGGAGGTTTTGGTCCGTTTCAAAGCGCTGTTACTTATTAACCGGATTCACAGCCGTGACGAAGAAAGACGATTATTGTAG